CAGCCCCCTCCGCCCTCCGCCCTTGCGACTCCAGTTTGAACCGCCGCCGTGGGGAATCTAACCGCGCGGGTCCCACCTTGTAACAAACTGGCCAACCGACTTATCAGCAGTTCCCAGTTGAGCATCCTCCCTACAAATAGCCGTGCCGCCTCGCCAATTTGGCCAGCCTTTCACTTTCAAACGAGCACAACACAATCCAAAGAACGACGTGGGAGAGCGAGCGAGAAAgccagagcaagagcaagagagAGCAGCCatcgagaggagaaggcgaaagATTCAGGGGAGCGAAGGACCGATGGCCGACCCCGACGACTATTGGAGCGCCGTGCTCGTCGTCTTGGTTCCCGTCGTCGTTGTGGCCGTGTGCGTCACCTTCATTATCATGTGGTGCCCATGGCGACGGATCCGCCTCTTCACGCTCGGCGGCGTCACCACCCTGACGCGGACGCTGAACTACACCTGCACCATGTGCCAAGACAGCATGGAGGCCGGCGAGAAGGTCCGCACACTCTCCTGCGACCACGCGTTCCACTGCGGCGGCAGCGCCAGGTGCGAGAGGGACATCGACCAATGGCTTCTCACTGCGGAGGTGATGGCGTGCCCGCTCTGCCGCAAGAGTCCCTATCCCGTGCTGCCGTGGAAGCAGCCACCGCCATCGTCGCCAGCGCCTTCACCGTCAGCATCGGAGCCAGCGCTACAGCAGTTGCCGCGGACGTCGTCGACGCAGGATTTGGAGAAGGCGCTGCTGCTTCCGGCGAACGACGAGACACTAGCGGAGGCGTCGTCGTCAGCATCGGCGCCACCGCTAGCGCAGACGCAGTTGCCGCGGACCTCGACACCGGATTTGGCGGGGGTGTTGCCGCTTCCGGCGGACGACGAAATACTACCGGAGGCGTCGTCATCGCAGTAGACACGCGTGATCAAGCTTGGATGGGACGGTGTTGAGGCCTCCTGTGGGGCGGTCTGGAACTGGAGGTTCTTCAAGTATTATTTCGTCGTTCTTTTTCTGCATTCTTTGTTCTTGGAACTGATCGAGGGTAGTTCGTCTTTTTGATGGTCTGGATCAGCTCTTGAAATACTCCTTAGTTGTTTTCATTTTGCTTTCTTGGAACTGATCGAACTTAGCTGTGTTCCTGTTCTTTTGTTCAGAGCTGCGTCCACCTGTAACGAACCAAATGTCTGAATGCCAAGAAACGATTATGTGTTAGTTCTTGGATCAGCTATAATGTTCCAATAGAAGCTAATAGATCTTTGGTTCATTGCTTTTATACTCTGTTCAATTCTTTACTACCTCAATGCGAGAATGATTTCATTATAAACTGTTGGCAGCATGGCTTGCTAATTTCTTGCAATAGTGCTTGTGAATTGTGATCAGTTGCTTCGGGCCTGTTTGGCACAAAGCTGTTGTGAGCTGTTTTATTTGCCAACTAGAGT
This is a stretch of genomic DNA from Miscanthus floridulus cultivar M001 unplaced genomic scaffold, ASM1932011v1 os_2217_2_3, whole genome shotgun sequence. It encodes these proteins:
- the LOC136534716 gene encoding uncharacterized protein, producing MADPDDYWSAVLVVLVPVVVVAVCVTFIIMWCPWRRIRLFTLGGVTTLTRTLNYTCTMCQDSMEAGEKVRTLSCDHAFHCGGSARCERDIDQWLLTAEVMACPLCRKSPYPVLPWKQPPPSSPAPSPSASEPALQQLPRTSSTQDLEKALLLPANDETLAEASSSASAPPLAQTQLPRTSTPDLAGVLPLPADDEILPEASSSQ